One region of Eupeodes corollae chromosome 1, idEupCoro1.1, whole genome shotgun sequence genomic DNA includes:
- the LOC129947586 gene encoding pickpocket protein 11-like, whose translation MAIIENDKETPIYLVNFENYLKPKAQSILIEENSIIHDKVKNKLKAKTKTSFQLFCELSSIHGMSMLSLTKSASICERIAWKIIIITSIIITCSVLYYWTAINYETPTVSLIETNAFPGYIVPFPAITLCSLNRISKKKAIELAEKFSLNSNLTREKILELFEMPLYINENVHANKQDFQMFDDLLSANNSTLLDLFYHTNPDCMEELKRCMWQGRAVQCASIFEPVVVLRGRCCAFNYFAREDNQTKRYNKFLIPSPKPRRVSGCGYQTGLTVLIDPQASDYQAGALKFHGYRVIVADAYDFPEDNGNNEIFGIQQEAYVAVKTTVMIGTTYLRNMPLWKRGCIFDAEYKLKYFREYSYWNCLAECFSGRLLEHCGCVTHNMVQPDGVPMCDLKKFNCVLHENDAFQKLVEDADILGSKICNCMAECSYFKYHTVVSSGRLNRTYVKGYHRFFKNITTTDEILLHVYFSDLNTAKYRIDAIESWQSIVGTVGGIAGMTMGINVVCIAEVFFFVCIRPLYMKYVKANSNP comes from the exons ATGGCCATCATTGAAAACGATAAGGAAACTCCAATTTACTTGGTTAACTTCGAAAACTATCTCAAACCCAAAGCTCAATCGATTCTTATTgaagaaaattcaataattcaCGACAAAGTGAAAAACAAGCTTAAAGCTAAAACGAAGACTTCATTTCAGTTATTCTGTGAGTTGTCCAGCATTCATGGAATGTCGATGCTCTCACTGACCAAATCAGCTTCAATTTGTGAGCGAATTGCCtggaaaattataataattacttCCATTATTATCACATGTTCGGTGCTGTACTATTGGACTGCGATTAATTATGAAACTCCGACCGTGTCTTTGATTGAGACAAATGCTTTCCCGGGATATATAGTGCCCTTTCCGGCCATCACTTTGTGCAGTTTGAATCGGATTTCGAAGAAGAAAGCTATCGAATTGGCTGAGAAGTT TTCCTTGAATAGTAACTTGACGAGAGAAAAGATTCTAGAACTGTTCGAGATGCCCTTGTACATAAATGAGAATGTTCACGCCAACAAGCAGGACTTTCAAATGTTCGATGATCTGCTATCGGCGAATAATTCAACTCTGTTGGATTTGTTCTACCACACAAATCCGGATTGCATGGAGGAATTAAAGAGATGCATGTGGCAAGGTCGAGCTGTTCAATGTGCGTCGATCTTTGAGCCAGTTGTGGTCCTCAGAGGACGTTGCTgtgctttcaattattttgcaaGGGAggataatcaaacaaaaag ATACAATAAATTCCTGATTCCATCGCCCAAGCCCCGTCGAGTCAGTGGTTGTGGGTATCAAACTGGTCTCACTGTCCTCATCGATCCTCAAGCCAGTGACTATCAAGCTGGAGCTTTGAAATTCCATGGTTATCGTGTGATTGTTGCTGATGCATATGATTTCCCAGAAGATAATGGTAATAATGAAATATTTGGCATACAACAAGAAGCTTATGTGGCTGTTAAGACCACGGTAATGATTGGTACAACATATTTGAGGAATATGCCATTGTGGAAGCGGGGTTGCATTTTCGATGctgaatataaattgaagtatttTCGTGAGTATTCTTATTGGAATTGTTTGGCTGAGTGTTTTAGCGGGAGATTGTTGGAACACTGTGGATGTGTTACACATAATATGGTGCAACCAGATGGGGTGCCTATGTGTGACTTGAAGAAGTTCAATTGTGTTTTGCATGAAAACG ACGCCTTTCAAAAACTCGTCGAAGACGCCGACATATTGGGCTCAAAAATCTGCAATTGTATGGCAGAgtgttcatattttaaatatcacaCTGTTGTCTCTTCTGGACGTCTAAATAGAACATACGTCAAAGGATATCATCGATTTTT taaaaatattacaaCAACCGATGAAATTCTCCTGCATGTCTATTTTAGTGACTTAAATACTGCCAAATATCGTATAGATGCCATTGAAAGTTGGCAATCAATAGTTGGAACAGTAGGCGGAATAGCTGGAATGACAATGGGCATTAATGTCGTTTGCATAGCTGAGGTGTTTTTCTTTGTATGCATTCGTCCTCTTTACATGAAATATGTCAAGGCAAACTCTAATCCTTAA
- the LOC129942204 gene encoding pickpocket protein 11-like: MSKKRVFTIRSVEPFAKHETNQDSSSSAVIIKEGKTNNFVKNPWKVFNHWITESFNYYCETTSLHGFNYITREGITFGERVFWIGVVVLAIIASIVLVSVSWSSNRETPTVTVIEGSHFPTWNVPFPAVTICNFNKVSKQKALILANRMTRPENITDEEVAGLFRIMMYYSYGLNYNETDFKRLEDILKLNNYTSSRLFEELTPNCIEMIVRCIWKGTNARCDSLFQKINTTEGICCSFNYFGMSTNNFPVKLSYQVPKIPFRVTGCGYPTGLTILLNPEMDDYFGTYVSSYGFRLMIHDAYDFPDENADMKVLTASRESFVRIVPESTYATPSVAEMPIKQRNCLFANEKKLQVMQRYSYINCLMECRVAMIFKACGCIPPNLPNNGSYPVCSFNEYACVINNRDILIKAIPSLENTIIRGTSRLPSNCDCLPDCELNQYPSDITMGKLHTKFAANNIAGIVNMDPNESILLHVFFSDLMSTRYRTDIYQNWLSMLASFGGLLGLIMGFSIVTAFEFLYYLTFRPIFNFFK; the protein is encoded by the exons ATGTCGAAGAAACGTGTTTTTACAATTCGGTCAGTGGAACCCTTTGCAAAACATGAAACTAACCAGGATTCTTCATCATCAGCTGTCATCATCAAGGAAGGGAAGactaataattttgtaaaaaatcctTGGAAGGTTTTTAATCATTGGATTACGGAGAGTTTCAATTATTATTGCGAGACGACAAGTTTGCATGGATTTAACTATATCACTCGCGAGGGGATAACGTTTGGAGAAAGAGTCTTTTGGATTGGAGTTGTTGTTTTGGCTATAATAGCTTCGATTGTGTTAGTTTCGGTATCTTGGTCTTCGAATCGGGAAACACCAACGGTAACAGTTATTGAGGGCTCACACTTTCCAACGTGGAACGTCCCATTTCCAGCTGTTACGATTTGTAATTTTAACAAAGTCTCCAAGCAAAAGGCACTGATTTTGGCCAATAGGAT GACTCGGCCTGAAAATATCACAGACGAAGAAGTAGCTGGACTCTTCCGAATAATGATGTACTACAGTTATGGCTTGAACTACAACGAAACCGACTTCAAGAGACTTGAAGACATACTAAAACTCAACAACTATACTAGCTCCCGTTTGTTTGAAGAACTAACTccaaattgtattgaaatgaTAGTGCGTTGTATATGGAAAGGAACGAATGCTCGTTGTGATAGTTTATTTCAGAAAATCAATACAACCGAAGGAATTTGCTGTTCGTTCAATTACTTTGGAAtgtcaacaaataattttccgGT GAAACTCTCCTATCAAGTTCCGAAGATACCATTTCGAGTGACTGGTTGCGGATATCCCACTGGTTTGACAATTCTTCTAAATCCCGAAATGGATGATTATTTTGGGACTTACGTTAGCAGTTATGGCTTTCGCTTGATGATTCATGATGCCTATGATTTTCCAGATGAAAATGCTGACATGAAAGTATTGACGGCATCGCGGGAAAGTTTTGTACGAATTGTTCCTGAGTCAACATATGCCACGCCTAGTGTTGCTGAAATGCCAATCAAACAGAGGAATTGCCTATTTGCTAATGAGAAAAAGCTCCAAGTAATGCAGAGGTATTCCTATATTAATTGTTTGATGGAGTGTCGTGTTGCAATGATCTTCAAGGCGTGTGGATGTATTCCACCGAATTTGCCAAACAACGGCAGCTATCCGGTTTGCTCTTTTAACGAGTATGCTTGTGTAATCAATAATCGAG acaTTCTCATCAAGGCGATCCCAAGCTTGGAAAACACAATCATTCGTGGAACATCTCGCTTGCCATCGAACTGCGATTGTTTGCCAGATTGTGAGCTGAATCAATATCCTTCAGATATTACGATGGGCAAGTTGCATACAAAATTTGCAGCTAATAATATTGCAGGGAT AGTTAATATGGACCCTAACGAAAGTATCCTTTTGCATGTGTTCTTTAGTGATTTGATGTCAACTAGATATAGGACCGATATCTATCAGAATTGGCTATCTATGTTAG CTTCATTCGGTGGACTTTTGGGACTTATAATGGGCTTTAGCATTGTAAcagcttttgaatttttatattatctTACTTTTAGacctattttcaattttttcaaataa
- the LOC129942207 gene encoding zinc carboxypeptidase A 1-like, with translation MSQTLWIFVLMGLCLALAFGERTRYDNYRLYTVTPSNLEQLKILQEIEGKSDSVIFLQGPYVLGKAVQIVVAPHKAHDIIDGLRRNELDVQLIEKNLQTILDEEDIGLSSSRRSGYDWTAYHTLEETYNWLESLEKAHPDQVELIVGGKTYENREIRGVKISYKPGNKGIFIEGGIHAREWISPATVTYLINELLTSEDPAIRNIAENNDWYIFPHVNPDGYAYTWTNDRLWRKTRKPHGSCRGADPNRNWDISWNSVGASSSPCSETYAGPSPASEIEIESLSSYIESLAGKIQLYLSFHAYSQYLLYPFGHTSELPENSEDFEAVYDATVSAIKKRHGTKYTGGNIYDAIYPASGSSIDWVYSKVGTKLTFSYELRPSALSIRYGFQLPASQIIATGEETMDSIVAMVNKAKELKYL, from the coding sequence ATGTCACAAACACTTTGGATATTTGTGTTGATGGGCCTTTGCTTGGCATTGGCATTTGGCGAACGAACTCGCTATGACAACTACCGCTTGTATACCGTCACTCCGTCAAATTTGGAACAATTGAAAATTCTTCAAGAAATTGAAGGCAAAAGTGATAGTGTAATATTTCTGCAAGGACCATATGTCTTGGGAAAGGCAGTCCAAATTGTTGTTGCTCCACATAAGGCTCATGATATAATCGATGGTTTGAGGAGAAACGAACTCGATGTCCAGTTGATTGAGAAGAATTTGCAGACAATTTTGGATGAGGAAGATATTGGATTATCATCATCAAGACGATCGGGATATGATTGGACTGCCTACCATACTCTGGAGGAAACCTACAACTGGTTGGAGTCATTGGAGAAGGCACATCCGGATCAGGTGGAATTGATTGTTGGAGGAAAAACCTACGAAAACCGTGAGATCCGTGGAGTAAAGATTTCCTATAAGCCAGGCAACAAGGGAATATTCATTGAAGGTGGTATTCATGCTCGTGAATGGATTTCCCCAGCAACTGTCACCTATCTGATCAACGAACTTCTTACCAGCGAAGATCCTGCAATAAGAAACATTGCCGAAAACAACGATTGGTACATTTTCCCTCATGTCAATCCCGATGGCTATGCCTACACCTGGACAAACGACCGTTTGTGGAGGAAAACTCGCAAGCCACATGGCTCCTGTCGTGGTGCTGATCCCAACCGAAACTGGGATATCTCTTGGAACTCTGTCGGTGCCAGCAGTAGTCCTTGCTCGGAAACCTATGCCGGACCCTCACCTGCTTCGGAAATTGAAATCGAATCACTATCCAGCTATATTGAGTCCTTGGCAGGAAAAATTCAACTGTACCTTTCATTCCATGCCTACTCACAATACCTTCTCTATCCTTTCGGACACACAAGTGAACTTCCAGAAAACTCCGAAGATTTCGAAGCTGTCTATGATGCCACTGTCAGTGCTATAAAGAAACGCCATGGAACTAAATACACTGGAGGTAACATTTACGATGCTATTTACCCGGCTTCAGGATCGAGTATTGATTGGGTTTATTCGAAAGTTGGAACAAAATTGACATTCAGCTATGAATTGAGACCATCGGCATTGAGTATTCGCTATGGATTCCAATTGCCGGCTTCACAAATTATCGCAACTGGAGAGGAAACTATGGATTCTATTGTGGCCATGGTTAACAAGGCAAAGGAGCTTAAGtatttgtaa